From Candidatus Poribacteria bacterium, the proteins below share one genomic window:
- a CDS encoding mandelate racemase/muconate lactonizing enzyme family protein, translating to MKITDIEIIPIYPRIAARNTDYKARFSAINHRTIFKVHTDNGLVGYGDYRCSAPDQSSVESLIGCNPFDFINNNLNIGLCGALYDVMGKHLEVPAYKLMGQKVRGAISVAAWTRPAAPEVFRDEIQRAVDQGYMTFKMHTCEYYDVMEQTRLAEEVAPEGFKIHYDFNSNRSLAAVLPIVRELENHPVVGFIEDPIVRNDIDGWRRLREQSRLPIVMHVPQLGGGQEIIHGLADAYMVGESGIGDSLIRGFACGKANLQVIIQLTGGTLTKALALHMGAVLPTMTGHSVNLDDQYEEDVTTERIPIIEGFSPVPEGPGLGIEVDEDALARVAANQPTEIPKHVGVLHMPGGHKIYTPSFASVSRLTGREEGTIRGLRQELWDDDGSEEFARIYDRVQQEGSFVE from the coding sequence CCACCGCACGATTTTCAAAGTCCACACAGACAATGGATTGGTCGGCTATGGCGACTATCGCTGTTCAGCACCTGATCAGTCAAGCGTCGAATCGCTCATCGGCTGCAACCCCTTCGATTTCATCAACAACAATTTGAACATAGGGTTGTGCGGTGCCCTCTACGATGTGATGGGCAAACACTTAGAGGTCCCTGCCTACAAGCTGATGGGACAGAAAGTGCGAGGCGCAATTTCTGTCGCCGCATGGACGAGACCCGCAGCACCAGAAGTGTTCCGTGACGAAATCCAGCGAGCAGTAGACCAAGGGTATATGACCTTTAAGATGCACACGTGTGAATATTATGACGTGATGGAGCAAACACGGTTAGCAGAAGAGGTAGCGCCGGAAGGATTTAAGATTCACTACGACTTCAACAGCAATCGCAGCTTGGCAGCAGTGCTGCCTATCGTGCGAGAATTGGAGAACCACCCCGTCGTCGGTTTCATTGAGGATCCAATCGTTCGAAACGATATAGACGGTTGGCGGCGGTTACGGGAACAGAGCCGTCTCCCAATTGTCATGCACGTGCCACAACTCGGCGGCGGACAGGAAATTATCCACGGACTTGCAGATGCCTATATGGTTGGCGAGAGTGGTATCGGTGATAGCCTAATTCGGGGTTTTGCGTGTGGGAAGGCAAACCTTCAAGTGATTATACAGTTGACCGGTGGCACGCTTACCAAGGCGTTAGCACTGCACATGGGCGCTGTTCTGCCCACGATGACAGGTCACTCAGTAAATCTCGACGACCAGTATGAGGAAGACGTCACCACAGAACGAATTCCAATAATCGAAGGATTCTCGCCCGTCCCAGAAGGTCCCGGACTGGGGATTGAGGTGGACGAAGACGCTCTAGCGCGGGTAGCAGCGAACCAGCCGACGGAGATCCCTAAGCATGTCGGCGTGCTGCACATGCCCGGCGGTCATAAGATTTATACCCCGTCTTTCGCTTCGGTAAGCCGACTCACAGGGCGAGAGGAAGGTACTATCCGGGGTCTCAGGCAGGAACTTTGGGACGACGATGGCTCCGAGGAGTTTGCCCGAATCTATGACAGAGTGCAGCAGGAGGGTTCGTTTGTCGAGTAG